One genomic window of Cygnus olor isolate bCygOlo1 chromosome 3, bCygOlo1.pri.v2, whole genome shotgun sequence includes the following:
- the ZNF512 gene encoding zinc finger protein 512 isoform X6 gives MRGGGGSDTRPVHHGQQKAKRSLGNKKSKQFEEVETTVLGLNSNYDETTSNVSSGSPKSQVNGSGESRSKRTIRRPAYWLEMRGIKNSINKSSAKKGEVLLKGKRKSEEGEGEDLKDSPKKKQKISAGKKQQAGAQQNSKTKGHCVQKEPEAYGTGSMEEQWSLEIQDKGRVTCPTCRAVVRKTVEGLKKHMLNCRQEMFTCHHCGKQLKSLGGMKYHVMADHNNQPVVKEGGELDEQLERDRLRKVLKRMGKLKCTREVTFFHEERTESLKEIKREPNNTGRVQRRSAKVAIYYLHELAGEELAKEWPKRKVLQDLIPDDRKLKYTRPGLPSFSQDVLCKWKTEIKMYRRVHCPNQGCESVYGSVSGLKSHLGTCTSGDFVAGKYKCLLCEKEFVSESGVKYHINSVHAEDWFDMNTSTTKSFEKLMKIRQREEQRKQRKKHSLTRGKKKRTGSLAAKKLSSAGAEKMKRNKRDCPERVDNESESSEEGEPQVAQTAKFPKSSHKRGQK, from the exons ATGAGGGGTGGTGGCGGCTCG GATACCAGGCCTGTACATCACGGACAACAGAAAGCCAAGAGGTctctgggaaataaaaa GTCTAAGCAATTTGAGGAGGTGGAAACTACTGTCCTAGGACTGAACAGTAATTATGATGAGACAACCAGCAACGTTTCTTCTGGCTCACCAAAGAGTCAAGTGAACGGAAGTGGAGAGTCCAGAAGCAAGCGGACCATTCGCAGGCCTGCTTACTGGTTGGAAATGAGAGGcataaaaaacagcattaacaaATCTTCAGCAAAAAAAG GAGAAGTACTTTTGAAAGGCAAGAGGAAATctgaggaaggggaaggtgaAGATCTTAAAGACTCTCCtaagaagaagcagaagattTCTG caggaaaaaaacagcaagctgGAGCACAACAAAACTCCAAGACGAAAGGCCACTGTGTTCAGAAAGAACCAGAAGCCTATGGCACAG GTAGTATGGAAGAGCAGTGGTCTTTGGAAATTCAGGACAAAGGTCGAGTTACCTGTCCAACGTGCCGGGCTGTGGTGAGAAAGACTGTAGAAGGACTGAAGAAACATATGTTAAATTGCAGGCAG GAAATGTTCACATGTCATCACTGTGGGAAGCAGCTGAAGTCTTTAGGAGGGATGAAATACCATGTCATGGCAGACCATAACAATCAG CCAGTTgtgaaggagggaggagaacTGGATGAACAGCTTGAACGAGACCGCCTTCGGAAGGTTTTGAAGCGTATGGGAAAACTAAAGTGTACAAGGGAG GTCACTTTCTTCCATGAGGAGAGAACAGAAAgcctgaaggaaataaaacgGGAGCCAAATAATACAGGGAGAGTTCAGAGGAGATCTGCGAAGGTGGCAATCTACTATCTCCACGAGCTAGCTGGAGAAGAGCTGGCTAAAGAGTGGCCCAAGAGAAAAGTGCTGCAGGACTTGATTCCAGATGATCGGAAG CTGAAATATACTCGTCCTGGACTGCCCTCATTTAGTCAAGATGTGCTGTGCAAATGGAAAACGGAGATAAAGATGTACCGAAGAGTCCACTGTCCAAATCAG ggTTGTGAATCTGTATATGGCAGTGTCTCAGGACTCAAATCTCATCTTGGCACATGTACCTCG GGAGATTTTGTGGCTGGCAAATACAAGTGTCTCCTGTGTGAGAAAGAATTCGTTTCAGAGAGTGGGGTCAAGTATCACATCAACTCTGTGCATGCTGAG GATTGGTTTGATATGAACACAAGTACCACCAAAAGCTTTGAGAAGCTAATGAAAATCCGccaaagagaagagcagaggaagcaACGGAAGAAACATTCTTTGACCCGGGGCAAAAAGAAGAGAACTGGGTCCCTGGCTGCCAAGAAGCTCTCCAGCGCTGGagctgagaaaatgaagagaaataagagAGATTGTCCAGAGCGGGTAGACAACGAGAGTGAGAGTAGTGAGGAGGGGGAGCCCCAAGTTGCACAGACAGCCAAATTTCCAAAATCCAGCCACAAGCGAGGCCAGAAATAA